A window of the Thalassospira sp. TSL5-1 genome harbors these coding sequences:
- the csrA gene encoding carbon storage regulator CsrA, whose amino-acid sequence MLYLTRKVGDSVIIDDNIEVTVVEVRGKTVKLGFTFPENTQVLRRELYDRIQDENRSATASVDLARIFNSRDDDANGDDT is encoded by the coding sequence ATGCTCTATCTGACCCGAAAAGTCGGCGACTCCGTTATCATTGATGACAATATTGAAGTCACCGTGGTCGAGGTTCGCGGGAAAACGGTAAAACTTGGTTTTACCTTTCCGGAAAACACCCAGGTTCTGCGCCGGGAATTGTATGACCGCATCCAGGATGAAAACCGTTCGGCAACGGCCAGTGTTGACCTGGCGCGCATTTTCAATAGCCGTGACGACGACGCCAATGG
- the fliE gene encoding flagellar hook-basal body complex protein FliE, whose amino-acid sequence MINNSFANAISAYRNAADGKTDTVADRVNNGTAIDPGQSFSDMVRDAAIDARDTMMNSETMTQKAIVGKAELHEVVTAVSAAEVTLRTVVSVRDKALQAYQEILRMPI is encoded by the coding sequence ATGATCAATAACAGCTTTGCCAATGCAATTTCTGCCTACCGCAATGCGGCTGATGGTAAAACGGATACGGTTGCGGACCGCGTCAATAACGGTACTGCGATTGATCCGGGGCAAAGCTTTTCCGATATGGTGCGCGATGCCGCCATTGATGCGCGCGATACCATGATGAACAGCGAAACCATGACCCAAAAGGCCATTGTCGGCAAAGCCGAACTGCACGAGGTGGTTACGGCGGTATCTGCTGCCGAAGTCACGCTGCGCACGGTGGTTTCCGTTCGTGACAAGGCGCTTCAGGCCTATCAGGAAATTCTGCGCATGCCGATCTGA
- the goxB gene encoding glycine oxidase maturase GoxB, with the protein MKPADIAVIGGGIAGAASCVALAQRGVRPVWVAAPPAKDRARIGETLSPAANTILVDLGLADLITRPIHRPANTSFSAWGSGQLRERNAIVHLEGPGTVLDRAGFEADLFATALKTSPRHIETTVQHARLENDKWHLGFANGEEGVFRFVLDCTGRASSLAATQGTRKRADQLVAAHCFLQQTDLDVAPTPATLIETVEDGWWYAALLPSGDMVISYFSDPDLLPAGVSRDHGVWAGLVAQTRHISRWIDSAGFSLGDHLPILASAGTTWMTPASGPNWAAVGDAAAAFDPLSSHGMTTALWMARQASEAIFQAHKGSGDALIAYNAAVQKGVREFLTQRQKIYRQETRFVDTPFWLRRQKDDRPNCKIDNLP; encoded by the coding sequence ATGAAACCTGCTGACATCGCCGTGATTGGCGGCGGCATTGCCGGGGCGGCATCCTGCGTTGCATTGGCACAACGCGGGGTGCGCCCGGTTTGGGTCGCAGCCCCGCCCGCCAAGGACCGCGCACGCATTGGTGAAACCCTGTCGCCCGCCGCCAACACCATTTTGGTCGATCTGGGGCTGGCCGATCTGATCACCCGGCCCATCCACCGCCCGGCCAATACCAGCTTTTCCGCCTGGGGCAGCGGGCAATTGCGCGAACGTAACGCCATTGTGCATCTGGAAGGGCCCGGCACGGTGCTGGACCGCGCCGGGTTTGAAGCCGACCTGTTTGCAACAGCACTTAAGACCAGCCCCCGGCACATCGAAACGACCGTGCAACATGCCCGGTTGGAAAATGATAAATGGCATCTCGGTTTTGCCAATGGCGAGGAAGGTGTTTTTCGCTTTGTCCTGGATTGCACCGGGCGGGCCAGCAGCCTTGCCGCGACCCAGGGCACACGCAAGCGGGCGGACCAATTGGTGGCCGCACATTGTTTTTTACAGCAAACCGACCTCGATGTGGCCCCCACCCCGGCGACCCTGATTGAAACGGTGGAGGATGGCTGGTGGTATGCCGCCCTGCTGCCCAGCGGGGATATGGTGATCAGCTATTTTTCTGACCCTGATTTACTGCCAGCAGGCGTCAGCCGTGATCATGGCGTATGGGCCGGGCTTGTTGCGCAAACCCGGCATATTTCCCGCTGGATCGATAGCGCCGGGTTTTCGCTGGGTGATCATTTACCGATATTGGCCAGTGCGGGCACCACCTGGATGACACCAGCTTCCGGGCCAAACTGGGCGGCTGTTGGTGATGCCGCAGCGGCATTTGACCCGCTATCCTCACATGGCATGACCACAGCCCTTTGGATGGCCCGCCAGGCCAGCGAGGCCATTTTCCAGGCACATAAGGGCAGTGGCGATGCCCTTATTGCCTATAATGCTGCCGTTCAAAAAGGTGTGCGAGAATTTTTGACCCAGCGCCAGAAAATATACCGGCAGGAAACACGCTTTGTCGATACGCCCTTTTGGCTGCGCCGCCAGAAAGATGATCGCCCGAACTGCAAAATCGATAACTTACCGTAG
- the fliR gene encoding flagellar biosynthetic protein FliR has product MSSLQDLLVLDLYVVLMTFARVGAAFAFMPGYGSSMVPTRVRLLLALWVAVVISPLTSPLIPQQPGDAPTLFLYLAFEITIGLFFGMFGQILMGALQTAGTIIAYSSSMANAFINDPVAGQQSAVTGRLLTQVGLVLLFATGMDHLLIQAMFETYTLFPPGGKLPVGDMSAFVSHAINDSFTIAMKISAPFLVVSVVLQAALGMLNKLMPQLPVFFVAMPVQIAVAFFLLLVALPAMMMVFTGYFENGLENFTAP; this is encoded by the coding sequence ATGTCGTCCCTTCAGGACCTTCTTGTTCTTGACCTTTATGTGGTCCTGATGACCTTTGCCAGGGTCGGGGCGGCGTTTGCCTTTATGCCGGGTTATGGCTCGTCAATGGTGCCAACACGGGTGCGTCTGCTGCTGGCCCTGTGGGTGGCGGTGGTGATTTCACCGCTGACATCGCCCCTTATTCCCCAACAGCCCGGCGATGCGCCAACCCTGTTTCTTTACCTGGCCTTTGAAATCACCATCGGGCTGTTTTTTGGCATGTTCGGGCAAATTTTGATGGGGGCGCTGCAAACGGCAGGCACGATCATTGCCTATTCATCCTCGATGGCGAACGCCTTTATCAATGATCCGGTGGCCGGTCAGCAAAGTGCGGTAACGGGCCGTCTGCTCACCCAGGTGGGGTTGGTGCTTTTATTTGCAACGGGGATGGATCATTTGCTGATTCAGGCCATGTTTGAAACCTATACCCTGTTTCCGCCGGGCGGCAAATTGCCGGTCGGTGACATGAGCGCCTTTGTCTCGCATGCGATCAATGACAGTTTCACCATCGCCATGAAAATATCTGCGCCGTTTTTGGTGGTCTCCGTGGTGCTCCAGGCGGCACTGGGGATGTTAAACAAGCTGATGCCGCAATTGCCGGTGTTTTTTGTCGCCATGCCGGTTCAGATTGCGGTGGCTTTTTTCTTGTTGCTTGTTGCCTTGCCCGCCATGATGATGGTGTTTACAGGGTATTTTGAAAACGGGCTGGAAAACTTTACCGCCCCTTGA
- the fliQ gene encoding flagellar biosynthesis protein FliQ, which yields MNQAEIMDVAYDAVWTLIKVSGPLMLIALGVGLIIALFQALTQIQEMTLTFVPKILVMFLAMLALLPFMMTEMIEFTNRMVDHFIGLPN from the coding sequence ATGAATCAGGCCGAAATCATGGATGTGGCCTATGACGCGGTATGGACCCTGATCAAGGTTTCCGGCCCGCTCATGCTGATTGCGCTCGGCGTTGGCCTGATCATTGCCCTGTTCCAGGCGCTGACACAAATCCAGGAAATGACGCTGACTTTCGTTCCGAAAATTCTGGTGATGTTTCTTGCCATGCTGGCTTTGCTGCCTTTCATGATGACGGAAATGATTGAATTTACCAATCGCATGGTCGATCATTTTATCGGTCTGCCCAATTAG
- the blaOXA gene encoding class D beta-lactamase, with translation MKIGAVILAIVAGTVFLPQASQAKTITVCTLLADAKTGETLISQGDCQQRASAASTFKIAISLMGYDAGILKDTHHPVWPFKQGYPDWRKEWQQDTDPARWIKYSVVWYSQQITQRLGVERYENYVRAFDYGNGDVSGDAGKDNGLTGAWLSSSLQISPAEEVAFLQKLLRQELPVSPTAYKMAPKLFDIGLQPSGWHVYGKTGSAPSQKPDGSVIKGQPVGWFVGWAEKGDRKVVFARLTRDTTRPARPAGLTARKAVLADLFAKDGQF, from the coding sequence ATGAAAATTGGCGCGGTTATTTTGGCGATTGTCGCAGGAACAGTGTTTTTGCCGCAGGCCAGCCAGGCAAAGACAATAACCGTTTGTACCCTGCTGGCCGATGCCAAAACAGGTGAAACCCTGATCTCGCAGGGTGACTGCCAGCAGCGTGCCAGTGCGGCTTCGACCTTTAAAATCGCCATCAGCCTGATGGGATATGATGCCGGAATATTAAAGGACACCCATCACCCGGTCTGGCCGTTCAAACAGGGCTATCCCGACTGGCGCAAGGAATGGCAACAGGATACCGACCCGGCACGCTGGATCAAATATTCTGTCGTTTGGTATTCGCAGCAGATTACGCAACGGCTGGGCGTTGAACGCTATGAAAATTATGTGCGCGCATTTGATTATGGCAATGGCGATGTTTCGGGCGATGCGGGCAAAGATAACGGCCTGACGGGTGCGTGGTTAAGTTCCAGCCTGCAGATATCGCCCGCCGAAGAGGTGGCCTTCTTGCAAAAATTGCTGCGCCAGGAGTTACCAGTTTCGCCCACCGCCTATAAAATGGCCCCCAAACTGTTTGATATCGGCCTGCAACCCAGCGGCTGGCATGTTTATGGCAAAACCGGTAGCGCGCCATCACAGAAACCCGATGGCAGTGTGATCAAGGGGCAGCCGGTGGGCTGGTTTGTGGGCTGGGCCGAAAAAGGCGACCGCAAAGTGGTTTTTGCCCGCCTGACCCGCGATACCACTCGCCCGGCACGGCCAGCGGGTTTAACTGCACGCAAGGCCGTTCTGGCGGATTTATTCGCCAAAGACGGGCAATTTTGA
- the flgC gene encoding flagellar basal body rod protein FlgC yields the protein MELYRAFQISAAGMKAQGTRLRVAAENMANADSLPTGPGQEPYRRKILTFKNVMDREAGVDLVKVNKVYDDKSPFGMKYEPSHPAANAQGYVQTPNVSTMIEMMDLREAQRSYEANLNVIQSSRSMLLQTLDIIR from the coding sequence ATGGAACTTTATCGCGCATTTCAGATTTCAGCTGCGGGCATGAAGGCACAGGGAACCCGGTTGCGTGTTGCTGCCGAAAATATGGCCAACGCCGACAGCCTGCCAACCGGCCCGGGGCAGGAACCCTATCGTCGTAAAATTCTGACCTTTAAAAATGTCATGGACCGTGAAGCCGGTGTGGATCTGGTCAAGGTCAACAAGGTGTATGACGATAAATCGCCCTTCGGCATGAAATATGAACCGTCGCACCCGGCAGCAAATGCCCAGGGATATGTGCAGACTCCGAATGTCTCGACGATGATCGAGATGATGGATTTGCGCGAAGCCCAGCGCAGTTATGAAGCCAATCTCAATGTGATACAGTCATCGCGCAGCATGCTGTTGCAAACCCTGGACATTATCCGTTAA
- the flhB gene encoding flagellar biosynthesis protein FlhB, with the protein MAEGEDDSQKTEEPSQKKLDDAREKGQVPVSKEVGNFMLLFGGALVIMMMAPGMADSVRDYSLQFITHPNSFSFNQDGVRALWLDMIIGFFKIMGVPFLLLMFFAAAGHLVQNGLVISSERIKVDITKLSPLKGLKNLFSMKTMVEFVKNILKIILVGSVLAVVIIPKIDDIGIYPLMSLPEILDNLYQLIIILMIAAVSLTAVIAGADFAYQRYEFNKSMRMSKQEIKDEYKQTEGSPEIKAKVRQIRMERAQKRMMQNVPSADVVITNPTHYAVALKYDMDAMQAPRCVAKGQDNVALRIREVAKENDVTVLENPPVARALFATVEVDQEIPPEHYKAVAEIISYVFRLRGKKFG; encoded by the coding sequence ATGGCCGAAGGCGAAGACGACAGCCAAAAAACAGAAGAGCCTTCCCAAAAAAAGCTCGATGATGCGCGCGAAAAGGGTCAGGTGCCGGTTTCCAAGGAAGTCGGCAATTTCATGCTGCTGTTTGGCGGGGCTTTGGTCATCATGATGATGGCACCGGGCATGGCCGATAGTGTGCGGGATTATTCCCTGCAGTTTATCACGCACCCAAATTCTTTCAGCTTTAATCAGGATGGTGTGCGCGCTTTGTGGCTCGATATGATTATCGGCTTTTTCAAGATCATGGGTGTGCCGTTTTTGCTGTTGATGTTTTTCGCCGCAGCGGGCCATCTGGTGCAAAACGGGCTTGTCATTTCATCGGAGCGGATCAAGGTCGATATTACCAAGCTCAGTCCGCTCAAGGGGCTCAAGAACCTGTTTTCGATGAAAACGATGGTCGAGTTCGTCAAGAATATCCTGAAAATCATTCTGGTAGGCTCGGTCCTGGCGGTGGTGATCATTCCCAAAATCGACGATATCGGTATTTACCCGCTGATGTCGCTGCCGGAGATTCTCGATAATTTATATCAGTTGATCATTATTTTGATGATTGCGGCTGTGTCGTTAACCGCGGTGATTGCCGGGGCGGACTTTGCCTATCAGCGGTATGAATTCAACAAATCCATGCGCATGTCCAAGCAGGAAATAAAGGACGAATACAAACAGACCGAAGGCAGCCCGGAAATCAAGGCCAAGGTCCGCCAGATCCGCATGGAACGCGCGCAAAAACGCATGATGCAAAATGTGCCCAGTGCTGACGTTGTCATCACCAACCCGACGCATTATGCCGTGGCCCTGAAATATGATATGGACGCCATGCAGGCCCCGCGCTGTGTGGCCAAGGGGCAGGACAATGTCGCCCTGCGCATTCGCGAGGTTGCCAAGGAAAACGACGTAACCGTGCTGGAAAACCCGCCGGTGGCCCGTGCCCTTTTTGCGACTGTCGAGGTCGATCAGGAAATTCCGCCCGAACATTACAAGGCGGTTGCGGAAATCATTTCCTATGTCTTTCGCCTGCGAGGCAAGAAATTTGGTTAA
- a CDS encoding PH domain-containing protein: MSQKPHENAQTKPFKGIRRHLHDGEVVIMNLPLSPTSVLVPGIIKIIWLAVLIYAAYHYAEIYDFLRPYLKSAVTGPDAFAALNRLWDNYEFVFSIALFGLIIAAISIIWRIFRRALGLSTAAARDSILLPITAIRDLFFFERVITNNRIVTRSGVFIKDQDDTGFEAIKATQIYKSVIGNIFDFGDLRITDRLGYSFTLRQVTSPEKVAKELSDFFGRVTSHQASQPVNITGRSRETVIEAQDQNRNLPPESETF; this comes from the coding sequence ATGAGCCAGAAGCCCCACGAAAACGCGCAAACCAAGCCCTTTAAGGGGATTCGCCGCCATTTGCATGACGGTGAAGTCGTAATCATGAATTTGCCGTTATCGCCCACATCGGTTCTGGTGCCGGGCATTATCAAGATCATCTGGCTGGCGGTGCTGATTTATGCCGCCTATCACTATGCCGAGATTTACGACTTTCTGCGTCCCTACCTTAAATCCGCCGTAACCGGGCCGGATGCCTTTGCCGCCCTAAACCGGCTGTGGGACAACTACGAGTTTGTATTTTCGATTGCCCTGTTTGGTCTGATTATCGCGGCGATTTCGATTATCTGGCGGATTTTCCGCCGGGCCCTTGGTCTGTCCACCGCTGCGGCGCGCGACAGCATTTTGCTGCCCATTACCGCCATTCGTGACCTGTTTTTCTTTGAACGTGTGATTACCAATAACCGCATCGTTACGCGCAGTGGCGTTTTCATCAAGGATCAGGACGATACCGGGTTTGAAGCCATCAAGGCGACGCAGATTTATAAAAGCGTGATTGGCAATATCTTTGATTTTGGCGACCTGCGCATTACCGACCGGCTGGGCTATAGCTTTACCCTGCGCCAGGTCACATCGCCGGAAAAGGTGGCAAAGGAACTATCCGATTTCTTTGGTCGGGTGACATCCCACCAGGCCAGCCAGCCGGTCAACATTACCGGGCGGTCGCGCGAAACCGTGATCGAGGCGCAAGACCAAAACCGCAACCTACCGCCGGAAAGCGAGACATTTTAG
- a CDS encoding PAS domain-containing sensor histidine kinase — protein sequence MLLRGLILAVSVAFVGFIYVMMQIMAKAGIDTRLMWIIGAMVTGVAVLAVGALSITARRKTGEQDLAPLLSGFSASDIGLALIDAYGRTLYANPSFSRKLGIMPGEDMLAALEGRLSALNLDTSELTDLRARAMRGETGEIYLDLAPDGTLAAPADEVSADLSPNGHTAIDPNAEDPAVASYLVSQGDGQGDDAANATATQAAGALATTSATATGRAAQPRRTLRLAVTPADARRGKMLWTVDGVDAASRTAMIVEQGRQLALQDAGNIAASLSPDMSDQVGGVASHLPAGTQGFEHADQMIERLPVGVFGLDGEGRILYVNQRLATWLGGKPEDYRDGTIELADLIGGDGMNGEVRLKVRGGEPIKCFMTHSINAPNTGPIRSQAVVFPDPMPAHEWEHALAETERRVRWFFDESPLSIVLADLSGTVTDANRAFIETAGQRRERVIGRSILELILPEDRDDVARYLSKAVTGMGKGGQIEARLQGSRGVAVHIYLQRVAGRSGESGALLLNFLDTTEQKNLEEQFAQSQKMQAVGQLAGGVAHDFNNLLTAMIGFCDLLLSRHGPGDPSFADIMQIKQNANRAANLVRQLLAFSRRQTLQPKVINITDALAEMSNLLRRLIGEKIDLKVAHGRDIGLVKVDPGQLDQVIINLVVNARDAMSAEGGVLSIKTGNEIVDESRHDGAEIIPAGDYVRIEVRDTGIGIPKDNLTRIFEPFFSTKQRGEGTGLGLSTVYGIVKQTGGFISVDSEMGVGTTFTIYLPRYEITAEELAASQAVSEEAPSRDLTGSGAILLVEDEDAVRTFGARALRGKGYDVLEASNGENALEVLEKTDKTIDLVISDVVMPGMDGPTLIRQLRDARPDLKVIFISGYAEDTYRDELDEENGVHFLPKPFSLKELATKVKEVL from the coding sequence GTGCTGTTACGGGGGTTAATCCTTGCAGTAAGTGTGGCGTTTGTCGGTTTCATCTATGTCATGATGCAGATCATGGCAAAGGCCGGCATCGATACGCGCTTGATGTGGATCATTGGCGCAATGGTTACAGGCGTTGCCGTGTTGGCGGTTGGGGCCCTGTCCATCACAGCGCGACGCAAAACCGGCGAACAGGATCTGGCGCCGCTCCTGTCGGGCTTTTCGGCATCCGACATTGGCCTCGCCCTGATCGATGCCTATGGTCGTACGCTTTATGCCAACCCGTCCTTTTCCCGCAAACTGGGCATTATGCCCGGCGAGGATATGCTTGCCGCGCTGGAAGGCCGCTTGAGCGCGCTTAATCTTGATACATCCGAACTGACCGACCTACGGGCCCGCGCCATGCGCGGCGAAACCGGCGAGATTTACCTTGATCTTGCCCCGGATGGCACGCTGGCCGCTCCGGCGGATGAGGTTTCTGCCGATCTTTCGCCAAACGGCCATACCGCGATAGACCCGAATGCCGAAGACCCTGCCGTTGCCTCCTATCTGGTATCCCAGGGGGACGGGCAGGGCGATGATGCCGCCAATGCCACCGCCACCCAAGCGGCGGGCGCATTGGCAACAACATCTGCAACAGCAACCGGGCGCGCCGCACAGCCCCGGCGCACGCTCCGCCTTGCCGTGACTCCCGCCGATGCAAGGCGGGGTAAAATGCTTTGGACGGTCGATGGTGTGGATGCCGCCAGCCGTACCGCCATGATAGTGGAACAGGGCCGCCAGCTTGCCCTGCAGGATGCCGGGAACATTGCCGCCAGTCTGTCGCCCGATATGTCTGACCAGGTTGGTGGTGTTGCCTCGCATCTTCCGGCAGGCACACAGGGCTTTGAACATGCCGATCAAATGATCGAACGCCTGCCGGTCGGGGTGTTTGGCCTGGATGGCGAGGGGCGCATTCTGTATGTCAATCAGCGTCTGGCAACCTGGCTGGGGGGCAAGCCCGAAGATTATCGCGACGGAACCATCGAACTGGCCGACCTGATTGGCGGGGATGGCATGAATGGCGAAGTGCGCCTGAAGGTGCGCGGGGGCGAGCCGATCAAATGCTTTATGACCCATTCGATCAATGCGCCCAATACCGGGCCGATTCGCAGCCAGGCCGTTGTTTTCCCCGACCCGATGCCCGCCCATGAATGGGAACATGCTCTGGCCGAAACCGAACGCCGGGTGCGCTGGTTCTTTGATGAAAGCCCGTTATCGATTGTTCTGGCCGACCTGAGCGGCACCGTCACCGATGCCAACCGCGCCTTTATCGAAACCGCCGGGCAGCGGCGTGAACGGGTGATTGGCCGTTCGATTTTGGAATTGATTTTGCCTGAAGACCGCGACGATGTGGCGCGGTATCTGTCCAAGGCGGTGACGGGAATGGGCAAGGGCGGCCAGATCGAGGCCCGCCTGCAAGGCTCGCGCGGGGTGGCGGTGCATATTTACCTGCAACGTGTGGCCGGGCGCTCGGGCGAAAGCGGCGCTTTGTTGCTGAACTTCCTCGATACGACCGAGCAGAAAAACCTCGAAGAACAGTTTGCACAGTCGCAAAAAATGCAGGCGGTGGGCCAGCTTGCCGGCGGCGTTGCGCACGATTTCAATAACCTTTTGACAGCGATGATCGGGTTCTGTGATTTGTTGCTGTCGCGCCACGGGCCGGGCGACCCCAGCTTTGCCGACATCATGCAAATCAAGCAGAATGCCAATCGTGCGGCCAATCTGGTACGCCAGCTTTTGGCCTTTTCGCGCCGCCAAACGTTGCAGCCCAAGGTGATTAACATCACCGATGCCCTGGCCGAAATGTCCAACCTGCTGCGCCGCCTGATTGGCGAGAAAATCGATCTCAAGGTTGCGCATGGCCGCGATATTGGCCTGGTCAAGGTGGATCCGGGCCAGTTGGACCAGGTGATTATCAATCTGGTGGTCAATGCCCGTGATGCCATGTCGGCCGAGGGTGGTGTTCTGTCGATCAAGACCGGCAACGAAATTGTTGACGAATCCAGGCATGATGGCGCGGAAATCATCCCGGCGGGGGATTATGTCCGGATCGAGGTGCGCGATACCGGCATTGGCATCCCCAAGGATAATTTAACTCGCATTTTTGAACCCTTCTTCTCGACCAAGCAGCGCGGCGAAGGCACGGGCCTTGGGCTTTCCACCGTTTATGGTATCGTCAAACAGACCGGCGGTTTCATTTCGGTCGATAGTGAAATGGGCGTTGGCACTACCTTCACCATTTACCTGCCACGCTATGAAATCACGGCCGAGGAACTGGCTGCAAGCCAGGCCGTAAGCGAAGAAGCCCCGTCACGCGACTTGACGGGCAGTGGGGCCATTTTGCTGGTCGAGGATGAAGATGCGGTGCGCACCTTTGGCGCACGTGCCCTGCGTGGCAAGGGCTATGATGTGCTTGAAGCCAGCAATGGTGAAAATGCGCTGGAAGTACTGGAAAAAACCGACAAGACAATTGATCTGGTAATTTCCGATGTCGTCATGCCCGGTATGGATGGCCCGACCCTGATCCGCCAGTTGCGCGACGCGCGGCCGGACCTGAAGGTTATTTTCATTTCCGGTTACGCCGAAGATACCTATCGCGATGAACTGGACGAGGAAAACGGCGTGCATTTCCTGCCCAAGCCTTTCTCGCTTAAGGAACTGGCAACCAAGGTCAAGGAAGTGTTGTAA
- a CDS encoding DUF523 domain-containing protein — MRARILVSSCLLGAPVRYNGSAKTLFHAAMDRWQQEERLVPVCPEVAAGLLIPRPPAEIEPGHDGADVVNNTARIYENTGGDVTDAFLSGAHIALDIARAHQCRFALLTDCSPSCGSSFIYDGYFNGTRHAGIGATVALLHQNGITVFANSEQGITRLQQALDQADRA; from the coding sequence GTGCGTGCCCGTATCCTGGTCAGTTCCTGCCTGCTGGGTGCACCGGTGCGCTATAATGGTTCGGCCAAAACCCTGTTTCATGCGGCGATGGATCGCTGGCAACAGGAAGAACGTTTGGTGCCTGTGTGCCCGGAAGTTGCCGCAGGCCTGCTGATACCACGCCCGCCCGCCGAAATTGAACCGGGACATGACGGCGCCGATGTGGTGAATAACACCGCCCGTATTTATGAAAATACCGGCGGCGATGTGACCGATGCCTTTTTATCAGGGGCACATATCGCGCTTGATATTGCCCGTGCCCATCAATGCCGCTTTGCCCTGCTAACCGATTGCAGCCCGTCTTGCGGCAGCAGCTTTATTTATGATGGTTACTTTAACGGCACGCGCCATGCTGGCATTGGCGCAACGGTGGCCTTACTTCACCAAAACGGCATTACCGTCTTTGCCAATAGCGAACAGGGCATCACCCGGCTGCAACAGGCGCTCGATCAGGCGGACAGGGCCTAA
- the flgB gene encoding flagellar basal body rod protein FlgB: MDIGKLSMFANMKEKMDWLNQRQQVIARNIANSDTPGYRPEDLKEFNPAKVGGDRQFILAMAKTAPGHSTGLHKPQNFKAEEVRKNYEVSPDKNAVILEEQLVKMNENRVDYQTMTRLYAKQSEMMKTAIGRS, from the coding sequence ATGGATATCGGCAAACTGAGCATGTTCGCCAACATGAAGGAAAAGATGGACTGGCTGAACCAGCGTCAGCAGGTTATTGCCCGGAACATCGCCAATTCCGATACCCCCGGCTACCGCCCTGAAGACCTTAAGGAATTTAACCCGGCAAAGGTTGGCGGTGATCGCCAGTTTATCCTGGCAATGGCCAAAACCGCACCGGGCCATAGTACCGGCCTTCACAAGCCGCAGAATTTCAAGGCGGAAGAAGTTCGCAAGAACTACGAAGTTTCACCGGACAAAAACGCCGTGATCCTGGAAGAACAACTGGTCAAGATGAACGAAAACCGTGTCGATTATCAGACCATGACCCGCCTTTATGCCAAGCAAAGCGAAATGATGAAAACGGCCATTGGCCGCTCCTAA